A single window of Ornithorhynchus anatinus isolate Pmale09 chromosome 3, mOrnAna1.pri.v4, whole genome shotgun sequence DNA harbors:
- the LOC100084004 gene encoding olfactory receptor 1019-like: MKEKNCTRVTEFILLGFTDQPDLEFIIFLLFWAIYLITMVGNLSIVLLIKMSSQLHTPMYFFLSNLSLLDVSYSSIIAPKMMVNYLLAKNAISFAEYVTQFFLFSLAASAELYLLAVIAYDRFVAICKPLHYTFLMSKKSCILLVADSYLCASVNAIAHTSALFSLSFCGSNVINHFFCDIPPLHTISSSATHVAASVHFIFASIIIISTILAILLSYAFITAAILRIRSAEGRCKTFSTCASHLTAVSILYGTLIFMYLGPVSSLSAYQIKVMSMLYSLVIPMLNPLIYSLRNKEVKEALKKTLGWKLSVF; this comes from the coding sequence ATGAAAGAGAAGAACTGTACCAGAGTGACCGAGTTTATTCTTTTGGGATTTACGGACCAACCAGACTTAGAATTTATCATCTTTCTGCTGTTTTGGgccatctatctcatcactatGGTGGGGAATCTGTCCATCGTCTTGTTGATAAAGATGAGTTCCCAACTTCACACCCCCATGTATTTTTTCCTCAGCAATCTGTCTCTCTTAGATGTCAGTTATTCTTCTATCATTGCTCCTAAAATGATGGTCAACTACCTTCTGGCCAAAAATGCGATATCGTTTGCAGAATATGTAACCCAGTTTTTCTTGTTCTCCCTAGCCGCTAGTGCTGAACTTTACCTGTTGGCTGTAATTGCCTATGATAGATTCGTTGCCATTTGTAAACCATTACATTATACCTTTTTGATGTCTAAGAAAAGCTGCATCCTTCTGGTAGCCGACTCCTATCTCTGTGCTTCTGTCAATGCAATAGCACACACCAGTGCCTTGTTCAGTTTGTCCTTCTGTGGCTCCAACGTTATCAATCATTTTTTCTGTgacatccctcccctccacactaTCTCCTCCTCGGCCACCCACGTGGCAGCATCGGTCCATTTCATCTTTGCCAGCATCATTATCATAAGCACCATCCTGGCCATCCTCCTGTCCTATGCATTCATCACGGCTGCCATCCTGAGGATCCGTTCCGCTGAAGGGAGATGCAAAACCTTTTCCACCTGTGCTTCCCATCTAACAGCTGTGTCCATTCTGTATGGGACTTTGATTTTCATGTACTTAGGTCCCGTCTCCAGCCTATCGGCATACCAGATCAAAGTAATGTCCATGTTATATTCCTTGGTGATCCCCATGTTGAATCCCCTAATCTATAGTCTGAGGAACAAAGAGGTGAAAGAGGCCCTGAAAAAGACTCTAGGCTGGAAACTCTCCGTTTTTTAA